From a single Phocoena sinus isolate mPhoSin1 chromosome 1, mPhoSin1.pri, whole genome shotgun sequence genomic region:
- the SHISA4 gene encoding protein shisa-4, whose protein sequence is MPPAGLRGAAPLAAIALLVLGAPLALAGEDCLWYLDRNGSWHPGFNCEFFTFCCGTCYHRYCCRDLTLLITERQQKHCLAFSPKTIAGIASAVILFVAVVAITICCFLCSCCYLYRRRQQLQSPFEGQEIPMTGIPVQPVYPYPQDPKAGPAAPQPGFMYPPSGPAPQYPLYPAGPPVYNPAAPPPYMPPQPSYPGA, encoded by the exons ATGCCGCCCGCCGGGCTCCGCGGGGCCGCGCCGCTCGCCGCGATCGCGCTCCTGGTGCTGGGGGCGCCCCTGG CGCTGGCCGGCGAGGACTGCCTGTGGTACCTGGACCGGAATGGCTCCTGGCATCCGGGCTTCAACTGCGAGTTCTTCACCTTCTGCTGCGGGACCTGCTACCATCGGTACTGCTGCCGGGACCTGACCTTGCTTATCACCGAGAGGCAGCAGAAGCACTGCCTGGCCTTCAG TCCCAAGACCATCGCGGGCATCGCCTCCGCCGTGATCCTCTTCGTGGCCGTGGTCGCCATCACCATCTGCTGCTTCCTCTGTTCCTGCTGCTACCTGTACCGCCGGCGCCAGCAGCTGCAGAGCCCATTTGAAG GCCAGGAGATCCCAATGACAGGCATCCCAGTGCAGCCGGTGTACCCGTACCCCCAGGACCCCAAAGCTGGCCCTGCGGCCCCACAGCCTGGCTTCATGTACCCACCTAGTGGTCCTGCACCCCAGTATCCACTCTACCCGGCGGGGCCCCCTGTCTACAACCCTGCAG ctccTCCCCCATATATGCCACCCCAGCCCTCCTACCCGGGAGCCTGA